Genomic DNA from Actinomycetota bacterium:
GTGGGGCCTTGGAGGAAACTGAGCTGCTCGCCGGTTTTCTCCATGCCGGTGTGGAGGTACCCGATGATCGGTTTGGTCCGGCGAATGATCTCGCCTTCGAGCTCGATCTGCAGGCGCAACACTCCGTGGGTGGAAGGATGCTGCGGCCCCATGTTGATGATCATCAGCTCGTCTTCGGGGATCTCTTCCTCCACGACGAAATCGTCATCGACTCGAATGCCCTCCTGCTCGACAAGGCGGCTTTCGGGTTCCTCGATGAACATCTCCTGGGCGCCCTCATCGGTCGAGTCCTTCACCCACTCGGGTTCTTCGGTCCCGGAGATCCAGATCTCGTGCAGTTGGCGCTCGTCACTCATGATGCCTCCGGCGACGATTTGAACTGGATGGGTACGGACCCGACCCCGTAGTCCTTACGAAGCGGGTGTCCCTCCCATTCGTCGGGGAGCAGAATCCGCGTGAGGTCGGGATGGCCCTCGAACGTCAGCCCGAACATGTCGTAGGCCTCCCGCTCGTAGAAGTTGGCGCCCGGGTACACGGGCACCAACGAATCGACGTTCATGTCGTCCTCCGGCACCGATGCCCGCAGACGGACACGAAGATTGTGCCGAAGCGAAAGCAGACCGGCAACGAGTTCGAAGCGAACAGGTCGCTTGCCGAGGTAGTCCACGACGGTCTCGTCGACCAGCATCTCGAACCCTGCATCCCGTGCTGCCTGCGCGACTTCGCGCCATCGGTTCTTCGGCACCATGAGCACGTCCTGACCGCTCGACAGCGCCCATTCGACGTCGTCGAACAGTTCGGCGATCCCACCGATGACGGGATCCGGTGCAGCCATCGGTGTGGTCTCGTCGGCCATCAGTGAGCGATCTCTCCGGAGACGATCTTTGCCTGGAGGGTGAGAATCCCGTGCATCAGCGACTGTGGCCCTGGTGGACATCCGGGAACATAGATGTCGATCGGCACGATCTCATCGACACCCTGCACAAGGGCGTAGTTGTTGAACATGCCTCCCGACGACGCGCACGCACCCATCGAGATCACCCACTTCGGTTCGGGCATCTGGTCATAGACCTGCCGCAGCACGGGTGCCATCTTCTGCGATACGCGCCCGGCCACGATCATCAGGTCCGCCTGACGGGGCGAAGCGCGAAACACCTCCATACCAAAACGAGCAAGATCGTAATGTGCGGCACCCGTGGCCATCATCTCGATCGCACAACACGCCAGTCCGAACGTGACCGGCCACATCGACCGAGTCTGCGCCCAATGAGCC
This window encodes:
- a CDS encoding NADH-quinone oxidoreductase subunit B, encoding MAATGGAPGILTSTVEKLAHWAQTRSMWPVTFGLACCAIEMMATGAAHYDLARFGMEVFRASPRQADLMIVAGRVSQKMAPVLRQVYDQMPEPKWVISMGACASSGGMFNNYALVQGVDEIVPIDIYVPGCPPGPQSLMHGILTLQAKIVSGEIAH
- a CDS encoding NADH-quinone oxidoreductase subunit C, whose protein sequence is MVPKNRWREVAQAARDAGFEMLVDETVVDYLGKRPVRFELVAGLLSLRHNLRVRLRASVPEDDMNVDSLVPVYPGANFYEREAYDMFGLTFEGHPDLTRILLPDEWEGHPLRKDYGVGSVPIQFKSSPEAS